The Neodiprion pinetum isolate iyNeoPine1 chromosome 5, iyNeoPine1.2, whole genome shotgun sequence genome segment GAGGCCGTAGAGAGGATAAAAAAGCACCCGAAAAGCGACGAGGAAGACAAGAGCGTTCTCGAAAGGCTGATCGCCGTCGATAAGAAAGTTGCCTGTGTCATGGCTCTGGACATGCTCCAGGCGGGTATCGATACCGTACGTATTTCACCTCGGTGTCAAATTAATTCTGTTCTGCACTCGTCGTGCACATCTGATTACGAGTGGTGAAATTCCTTGTTTTAGACTTCCCAAACTGCAGCGGTGTGTCTTTATTACCTGGCTAAAAATCCTGACAAGCAGGATATCCTGCGACAAGAGTTGACGGAGTATGCACCAGATGGAAGGATTACAGCGAAAAACAACGAGAAAATACCATACTTGAGGGCTTGCATGAGAGAGGCTGCGAGGTTCATTTCACTTCATATTAGAATTACggaaatcttttttctttacgaGTTGGCAATAGCgctgtgcgattaatcgatcgatcgagaGCTTCGTACATCGTTTTTTCGTCTAATCGATTATTCGATTAATCCTTTttccgattaatcgattaatggACGGTTTCGATTCATATACCGATTGACCAGCTGTGTTATTATGAAGCAACTTCGATTAGTTGGAATAACGATTAACTAAATCGTCGattattcgattaatcgaaaaaacGATCGATCGAAGCtgccgattaatcgattaatcacaCATTACCAATTGTAACACAGCTTTCGCCCTTTTCAGATTATCACCGATAGCATACGCGAATCAACGACTTTTACCTAACGACTTGGTCATTGGTGGTTATCAGGTGCCAAAAAAGGTGAGAACAGACAAGTATAGCATTTGAATTGGAACGGTTGTAATATTAAAAAGTTGAACACATCTTCAGTGATCAGTTATCTCACTTCTTAATTATTCACAACTGCTTCGGTTTTCGATTCTGGTCGCAGACTCCGGTCGTTCTTTGTCACATGGCGATGACAACAAACCCTCAAGTATTTCCCGAGCCGATGAAATATGTGCCCGAAAGATGGCTGAGATCAAGTCCGCATTTCAATAACGCCCACAAGTTTGCCATGATGCCGTTTGGCCATGGATCACGTATGTGCATTGGTAAAAGATTTGCAGAGATGGAAGTTGAAGCTCTTATTACAAAGGTAAATAAACGATTATCACAATTCCGAAACCTTTTTTACTCGATGGACTATCGTCTCGTAAATTTCCATTTTCCCCTACTTGCAGATAATAACGAACTTCAATGTGTCCTGGCATCATAAAGACATGGAATTCACCAGCAAGATAATTAACGTGCCTAAAAGTCCGCTGAAGTTCAATATGACCGATGTTTAAGGAAAAATTTAACCATAATCGGTGCtacattattttgaatattgtaaCATACTTTTGTATAAGATTActactttatttttattttggaaaataaacgTCAATACTATTTATGTGATAGAATTTGACTACCAGATTATACGAATATATTTTCGTCTTCCAAATAacgaattatgaaaaaatttcaaaacgattTCAGGGGTAAAATGTAATATAAAGAACAACCTACGATATAGCTACATTTAAGAAGCTACACTTATCGATACTAGAGACACGAGCGGCGATGCCATTTATTGTACATGGCCTTGTCTCGCTGAAGATAATCaatctcaaatatttcgtATCTAGATACAACGTAATTCATGACCGTAGCCTATCACAACAAACACGTGACGTTAGTGTCGAGGTTTTCTCTGCGTCATATTTGACAGAATagaaattttcttaaattacGTAGAgtacaataatcaatattaaaaGGATATTgctaaaaaataatatgtatatgagaAAAAGACCGAACTTTTCCTATGCAAAAGAAACTCcattaataatattcatgACGTAGAGTTCAAGGAACTTCTCGAGTTTCAAGTCTTCGTTCTAATAACAATTAGACGGTCAAGGTAATTTTCATACGCGTCTAATCGACTGTGCCAATTTTATTCAGTGCTTGACTTCGTCACGTTTTATTATAACTAAAAGGATCTCGAACAactaataaattttcattaacgttgaaagaaaattacaaactCATTTTCACAACCGACATATTTGAGCATCAGGTGCCGTCTGTAATAACGCGCcagaaataaaatgtatatttatagTTCTAGCACAAACTGAGAATGAGTTGGTTTAGATTTTACAGTTGTTCGTCCAATTTTCCGGAGAAATACTTCGGAAGCAGCGGCCATTAATCTTTGCAACAACGATTTATACCGATTAAACGTTTATAGAAATAAACCTAATCGTGTGAGCATAATGAAAGACACGCCCTATTCGGTGGTACCGCTGCACAAGCGTATGGATCTAACGCGGCAGTGTGCAAAACTAGTAAATTCCGAATGGCCAAGAAGCGAAACAGCGCGGTAAGTTGAATTCGAGTAAACGTCGGTAAGTCgttggaaacaaaaaattaaaaaaaaattgaaaaagtccGACGGGTgtcggttgaaaaaatgtctgCGAATTTTTCGGatatttcttttgaaattcatcatggtttacgaaaaaaaatatacaattgaAGTAGttgcagaaaattttgaaaaaaaaaaaaaaagaatatcacCCGAATATCTTAAACGTATATTACTCCAAACTTCTCCACACATTccgattgaaattatatattgatttaattgttatttactttctttttcacaGGTTGAGAAGCTTGTACAGTTCGTGTGATAAATTTCCTACGTGTCTTGTACTTTTGGATGATACAAATGTCGTGGGACATTGTAAAATATCCTTGGTACCAAATATGTGCGATTGTTGTTTCTTAGAATCTGGTGAATAAGATATTTTTCTAAACAGTATAGAATTATACGGATCGTAATTTGGCTCGTATTtcgtatcaaattttttcattcacaaccTGACTTATTTATacttgtttataaaaatagtCATGCATTTGAAGCCACTCGattccattttttactttaaaaaaattatacagagGAGAGGTTCATTGCATAattaatgtgtaaaaaaaaaaaaaaaaaaaaaaggttcaaaaaactaaaaaatgtttcaataaatttcagttGTAATTGACCAAAAATGTAGAGGACGAGGTTTGGGTTCATTGCTCATGCGTCGTTCGGAAGAATATGTGTCAAAGAGAGGAATAACCAAGGTTCTTCTATCGACGAAGGGACAAGAGgagttttacaaaaaattgggATACAGAATTTGCGACCCGTTAAACttgcatgaaaattcataTCGCGAAAAAGATTCTGCACACTCTACTCCGCAAAAACAATCAAACACAACTACGTCGATAGGACCTCCTCCTCCACCCATGCCAAGTATACTAAGGAATACCAGTTTGCTATTTTCAGCGGGAAAAACATACATGATGAAGAACTTATGAACCATCGCATCATTTTGGTGGAATTGCAACgctaattattatcattattatcattattattaatgatattgtatttataaatgaaagcCGCATACatgatatatataatttttttttctttttcaactacTGGTTATGTAACAAATGACCTTATCAACAATGTGTAACCATGTAACACGTGTACAGTActatgtgtatattacaatttctGTGATATTCCCTGCAATCACCTCAACGGCTCCGCTTAAAATATACTTGTTTTATAACTATGTGTACCTGAGTCAGTAAAAATGTCCAATGAATTCAAACTTTCTTATTCTTATCACATACACTATTTACTCCTGTCTAATTGCGAATATAATTCCAAACCAAGATATCGCAAGCAAACTATAGGCTACTTGCGAATGAATGTCTAGTCTCTCCGCGCTTTGATTTACTGCTACTTCGTTTGATAACAAATTTGTTGTATTATAGATTTTCCAAAGACACGCATGCATTGCGATACGAAACCAATTGACCGACGATACAAATACCAAACTGAATATATTGCACcattattcttaatttttcaataacaaaGATAGACTTGATTTACACTTTAACTATAGCTGCACTAAACAGTTAAAATTAGAACGAATGAATATATCAAAAGAAGCTCTCACGATATTCAATATTGGTCAATTTGTTAAAACGATTTTTAATCTGATATTCTAGTACATCTACCAGAATTTTACTTCTTattggacatttttcattttcaattccttACCAAACAACGAACTTTAAAAAACTTGTGTTTCCTTAGTTTTGTCTTTATGTCTGATTTAcagattaaaaatatctaataaGGTCAACTGAAATGCTGCAAAAATGTTACCTGAGAATTGACAAAGCTGTTTTTTTGGATTAACAGAAAGTGATTCGTATTTTTAACTCGTCGCTCAGACAGTTAAAACAATAATAACTCTTTTTCTAGCCCGATTCatgaatgcaagaattggaaatggaagaataaaaaatgggtGTGCAAAAAATCGATCAGAATAGAATATTGTTGAATTGAACATTACattattgatattttgtaCGAAAACTTGAGGAAAGACAACatgaagatttaaaaaattcaatcaattatcaAACATTCGCGATGCCACATACCTTGTGGTAGTGTTCTGGCTGATTGAGACTTTCTATTAAAAAAGCGCCTAAATCATACTTAGATATAGCACGGCCGCTAGATTCATCGTACTTGATAACATATTTCGTGCTTGGAGCATCTGGAAGTAAGAGAGACATTCATGGTAAATCGGCAAGAGAAAATTGGAGAAACGATTTTCGTACCTCATACATTCTGCTCTGGAATTAAGCTAATTTTAAGAGCTCAAGAGTTACCTGCGATATGAGGTGGTAATACAGCAATCCACTTCAGCCCGCTCATTTTAGTTATTTCAAACTGGCGTTCGTGATCGGCATTCAAAGCCTTAAAAATTGCCGGCACCTTTTCAGGTGGGTAAAACAGGAAAGCTACAGAGCAACATACAAATTTGGATTTTACTTCTCAAAGCCTGCATCAACTCGGTTGAAGTTCTCGATTTAAAAAACCCATAGATGGTAATAGACTGAATCAGAAAAAAGAATCACCTGATAAACACACAGAGACCACTTCGACGTTGTGCTTTTTCATAGCATCGACTATGTTTTTCATACCATCAGAAAGTACCGTAGTCGGCGCTGCGAAGAACAAAAGAGCAACAGTTTTTGTAAACATCGATTGTTCTGTCAAATTCAGAAATGCAGTGTTTACGTATAAAATATCGCACATCAATTTCATAAATGCTGGCAGACCGATTGCAGCAAACGTAAATTCATTGCAGATATAATTTTggctaataaaataaacatgcTTTCATCCAGTGAAAAGcaaaacaatatttcaactGTGAACTTCAGTTACGAAAAGCGTTGATAATGGGTGCTGTGAACACTTGGGTCAacattcattgaaattaataagcGGTACTTGCAGCTTGACGAGTGCAAGTCAAAGATTTATGTTATCACCTAGTTCGTTTCTTGTTCCTAGGACAACAACGACACCCTCCTGACCAGACACAGCGTTAGAAACTTGTTCTTGATTTGTAACATCGCCAACGACAACATTCACCTTCTCCTTAATGTCGAGCGGAACTTTAGCTTCGTCCCTCACAAAGGCTGTCACCTGCAGTCCTGGACGAATTAAACAACGACCTTGTTATACgacgtgaaaaattattgataagtACAAATAACAAGTTTCtttcgtctaatttttttggtttttggtaaaaaaaaatttgatggcTCGGATAAAACACGTAAAGCTTTGATAGCGTGATGAAAATATGCGAATTTGTGGTTCCCTGTTTCAAAAAAGGCCGATAATTTCATTATAGAGGCTTGCGATATTGTACTCACTCGATACACGAAAATTACGTAATGGTTTATAgttaacctaaaaaaaatcacctttTTCAACCGCAGCGCTCAGAGCGCAGAGGCCAGTCATTCCCGTGGCCCCGAAAATAACAACTTTCTTAATCATCCTGATTAATGAGACAAATTTTACTGCCGAATGTACCACCGATTGCGAATCCTACAATGAATTACCCTCGAAGCCGGTCGAACGCTGGAGTTAACCGACCGATACAGGGATTGTTGATTCTCTCTGATTGTGGGATCACGCGTCAGTCAGCGGGGGGGATTCGGAGCGGCGTACAAACTTGAAACGACGATGAAATGCCGCCTTCCGCAGCGTCAATGCAATGGAATTCAATGCAATGTACCCGAGTATATTGCCGGTTAATATTTCCTGGTAGAGTAAAATTAACAGGAAGCTAATTGCCTCAACGATAATCGATGCAACTAATGCGTTAGAACTGATTACAACCGTCTATAACGGCGTGCATGCGGCATAATGGGATTTTTactcgataatttttttcactgtcaTCGTCAATACATAATTAATCACGATTCGTATTCATTAATGCCACACGACGATGACTTGCGGCTTCTGACAACGAACGGCGACGCAATACAAATATTATTCCACTTGTCATTCCCCCTATACCCGGCACTGATTGCCACTGATTGTCCTACTTGAATAAACGAATATGAATTGGTTTGAACTACAcaatacataggtatataaaagatacagaatttaaatatcgtacaaattatttgttttcacGCCGCAACTTACAGTTTTCAATatacaattgaatttcacttcTTGCTTTGCTTGCTTTCAGACAAGTTTTAGGGTCATGATAATAACATTTATTTCGTACCGCAATGACGTATATATCTTGAAATAAGGACTtaacagccccattctatacgcaattctAAGCAAAAACACTAtaatgcattttcatttgacacaaaaataaagaactgacaataataaattcgtagaattcataCCATTTCTATATTTCTGCGCCAAAGGAAAATGTTTCGGAGTATTTTTGATCGGAATTATGTGTTTAGAATGCGACTGTTAAGCCCTTTTTCGAGTTTtagatacgtggacttcgatatttagAGATATATaagtcaacgtcgaaatcgacctaGGCACCACCCTATTAAGTTACCGAATTGTGtacattttctttcacaaaatttcagataaaCCCAATCGTAGTTCGATATAGCATTGGATGGAGGTAAGCTTTTGTTATTCAACCAATAGTCCTTCTTTACCGACGCATTCGCAATACGAGACGGCTTTTAAGCTTCTTGTTCAAACACCTTCACCATAGGTGGCGATAGTATCGAGTAtactctctgtctctctcgctCTGCGACGTGATTAACTAAACATGCTCGCTCAGCCAATTATGGCGCAGAGCGAGAGAGACAGAGTGTAACGCGATTGCCTTTACCTAGCACACATAAGAGTATGAGATGTTACTTGTGTGTGAGGGCTTGATGTGCCATACTGATTCCAAGCCCTATTTCTGTCACATACGTTTTTAGACCTGTATATTTACTCGGTTACGTTTCGAAAAGCTGAATAACATTGCAATACCGACAAAATACTAATTCCATAATCAATATGGTGCCGGGAAGAGCGCCAGTTCCTGGTGTGTATAATCAGAAATACGATATTTGCAGTAGCAAAAACATAACCTATAAACAAACTAATGAACCATCTATCCCCTGATTTTTGCCACTACAAATATAAACTACATATATTTAATAGATTTTCGTATAACTGGAGACTTTTGTCTAATGCGAACTATATTTTCAGATAATCCACTGGGACTTTCATGGCATGACAGTGCCTTGATCCCGATGCTAAATCCAAGCAACATAATGGAgtatttttcggaaaaaagcAATCCGTTCTTTGACAGAACGTGCAACAACGAAATAGTAAAAATGCAACGTCTCAATCCAGAGCAGTTAACGTAAGAAAACTCGTCACTAATACAGCTGCTGGGTATGTAATCACGCCTGAGAACGAATTACAGAggattacaatttttatttcagaaatatgacAGGCCTTGAGTATATATTGTTACACGTTCAAGAGCCAATACTTTACGTGATAAGGAAACAAGAACGCCATTCACCCACCCAAGCCACCCCTTTAGCAGATTACTACATCATAGCAGGCGTAGTTTACCAAGCACCTGACCTAGGATCTGTCGTCAACTCAAGACTGGTACGACTGCTGCTAGCCATTATAGCCTATAGCCATAGCTAGACTATTGATTTTATACACACGATCAGGTATTGATTAAAATATCTAGGTTTTTAAACTAtcagattgataaaaaattaggaaatcCGAGTTCCAATTTAGTTGCAATTTTGAGATTTCTCTCATTAATCTGTTAAACTTTCATTCAAACATCTATTATTCTTCATTCATTGTTGATTCTACCCTGGTTTCAGTTGTCGACCGTTCATCATTTGCAATCAGCCATTGAGGAAGCAAGTTCTTGCTCTAGATATCATCCTAGCAAGGGTTACACGTGGGAT includes the following:
- the MED6 gene encoding mediator of RNA polymerase II transcription subunit 6 isoform X1 yields the protein MVPGRAPVPDNPLGLSWHDSALIPMLNPSNIMEYFSEKSNPFFDRTCNNEIVKMQRLNPEQLTNMTGLEYILLHVQEPILYVIRKQERHSPTQATPLADYYIIAGVVYQAPDLGSVVNSRLLSTVHHLQSAIEEASSCSRYHPSKGYTWDFKNGKSLPAKKEVPVREEPSSLFQRQRVDMLLAELTRKFPLTVPKPIQPAPESAVEVKQEIKTEKKDMKPPPEKKPRTN
- the MED6 gene encoding mediator of RNA polymerase II transcription subunit 6 isoform X2 yields the protein MVPGRAPVPDNPLGLSWHDSALIPMLNPSNIMEYFSEKSNPFFDRTCNNEIVKMQRLNPEQLTNMTGLEYILLHVQEPILYVIRKQERHSPTQATPLADYYIIAGVVYQAPDLGSVVNSRLLSTVHHLQSAIEEASSCSRYHPSKGYTWDFKNGKSLPAKKEVPVREEPSSLFQRQRVDMLLAELTPVEVKQEIKTEKKDMKPPPEKKPRTN
- the LOC124220145 gene encoding flavin reductase (NADPH), producing the protein MIKKVVIFGATGMTGLCALSAAVEKGLQVTAFVRDEAKVPLDIKEKVNVVVGDVTNQEQVSNAVSGQEGVVVVLGTRNELAPTTVLSDGMKNIVDAMKKHNVEVVSVCLSAFLFYPPEKVPAIFKALNADHERQFEITKMSGLKWIAVLPPHIADAPSTKYVIKYDESSGRAISKYDLGAFLIESLNQPEHYHKVCGIANV